A DNA window from Halomicrobium mukohataei DSM 12286 contains the following coding sequences:
- a CDS encoding PIN domain-containing protein, with amino-acid sequence MSGLSATREYYEANGGADQTWIAPAPAYTEAIVGVGNHPDGDLEEAIEALGWVEVVEVDAELSETAARIADEIPAGGPYLDGVDGLVAAVGREWGAPIVSADSDLTHEETRRAVDIDEYRS; translated from the coding sequence ATGAGTGGGCTCTCGGCGACGAGAGAGTACTACGAGGCCAACGGTGGTGCCGACCAAACCTGGATCGCACCCGCACCAGCGTACACCGAAGCGATCGTCGGCGTCGGCAACCACCCAGACGGCGACTTAGAGGAAGCGATCGAGGCGCTGGGCTGGGTAGAGGTCGTCGAAGTCGATGCGGAACTGTCCGAGACCGCTGCCCGGATCGCAGACGAGATTCCGGCCGGCGGACCGTATCTCGACGGCGTCGACGGACTCGTGGCTGCGGTCGGCCGTGAGTGGGGCGCACCGATCGTCTCCGCCGACAGCGATCTCACACACGAGGAGACGAGACGCGCCGTCGACATCGACGAGTATCGATCGTAA
- a CDS encoding DUF7557 family protein has translation MATADEQIRVSERIKERLEHRRREGESYNDVLERLIADTTESDFDDGFGVLSEEQGEWIRTKRAKARDERADRAERLGDR, from the coding sequence ATGGCAACCGCCGACGAACAGATCCGGGTCAGTGAACGGATCAAAGAACGCCTCGAACACCGGCGACGCGAGGGCGAGTCGTACAACGACGTCCTCGAACGATTGATCGCCGACACCACGGAGAGTGACTTCGACGACGGGTTCGGGGTGCTGTCCGAGGAACAAGGTGAGTGGATCCGGACGAAACGAGCCAAGGCCAGAGACGAGCGTGCGGACCGCGCGGAGCGGCTGGGAGATCGATGA
- a CDS encoding CDC48 family AAA ATPase has translation MNEVQLEVAKAYPNDSGRGIARLDPDTLLHLKLSPGDIIEIEGSETTAAKVWRADRQDWNTDTVRIDGFTRQNADVGIGERVTIRKADAEKADKLVLAPPEEASVQFGSDAAGMVKRQILKRPVVERDIVPVMSSTNHPFMRSPGQAIPLIAVETEPEGVCLITEDTDVELREEPISGFEKTGGGITYEDIGGLSSEIQRVREMVELPMKHPQIFKKLGIEPPQGVLLHGPPGTGKTLLAKAVANETSASFFSIAGPEIISKYYGESEQQLREIFEDASEEAPSIIFIDELDSIAPKREDVTGEVERRVVAQLLTMMDGLESRGQVIVIAATNRVDSVDPALRRPGRFDREIEIGVPDEVGREEILQIHTRGMPLSDDVALSNLATETHGFVGADIESLTKEAAMKALRRYLPEIDLDEEDIPPSLIDRMIIKREDFRGALNEVSPSAMREVLVELPKISWDDVGGLDDAKEQVQESVEWPMNSPEKFERMGVSPPSGVLLYGPPGTGKTLMAKAVANETDANFISVRGPQLLSKWVGESEKAIRQTFRKARQVAPTVIFFDELDSLAPGRGGETGSNVSERVVNQLLTELDGLEEMEEVMVIGATNRPDMIDPALIRSGRFDRLVMVGEPGIEGREQILKIHTDDTPLSPDVSLRELAEMTDGYVGSDLESIGREAAIEALREDDDAEMVEMRHFRQAMENVRPTITDDIRDYYEQMQDEFKGGGEPQQTRGGGRIGFQ, from the coding sequence ATGAACGAGGTTCAACTGGAGGTCGCGAAAGCGTACCCGAACGACTCGGGGCGCGGTATCGCTCGCCTGGATCCGGACACGCTCTTGCATCTCAAGCTCTCGCCCGGCGACATCATCGAGATCGAGGGAAGTGAGACCACCGCCGCGAAAGTGTGGCGTGCGGATCGACAGGACTGGAACACCGACACGGTGCGCATCGACGGTTTCACGCGACAGAACGCCGACGTGGGCATCGGCGAACGCGTGACGATCCGCAAGGCCGACGCCGAGAAGGCCGACAAGCTCGTGCTGGCTCCGCCGGAGGAAGCCAGCGTACAGTTCGGCTCGGACGCGGCCGGCATGGTCAAGCGCCAGATCCTCAAGCGCCCGGTCGTCGAGCGCGACATCGTCCCCGTAATGTCCAGTACGAACCACCCGTTCATGCGCTCGCCGGGCCAGGCGATCCCGCTGATCGCCGTCGAGACCGAGCCGGAGGGCGTCTGTCTCATCACCGAGGACACGGACGTGGAGTTGCGCGAAGAGCCCATCAGCGGCTTCGAGAAGACCGGCGGCGGCATCACCTACGAGGACATCGGCGGCCTCTCCAGTGAGATCCAGCGGGTCCGCGAAATGGTCGAGTTGCCGATGAAACACCCCCAGATCTTCAAGAAGCTCGGCATCGAGCCGCCACAGGGGGTGTTGCTCCACGGTCCACCGGGTACGGGCAAGACCCTGCTCGCGAAGGCCGTCGCCAACGAGACCTCCGCCAGTTTCTTTTCTATTGCCGGTCCGGAGATCATCTCGAAGTACTACGGCGAGTCCGAACAGCAACTCAGGGAGATCTTCGAGGACGCCAGCGAGGAGGCTCCCTCGATCATCTTCATCGACGAGCTAGACTCGATCGCGCCCAAGCGCGAGGACGTGACCGGCGAGGTCGAGCGCCGCGTCGTCGCCCAGCTGCTGACGATGATGGACGGTCTCGAATCACGCGGCCAGGTCATCGTCATCGCCGCGACCAACCGCGTCGACAGCGTCGACCCGGCACTGCGCCGGCCGGGCCGGTTCGACCGCGAGATCGAGATCGGCGTCCCCGACGAGGTCGGCCGCGAGGAGATCCTCCAGATCCACACCCGCGGGATGCCTCTCTCGGACGACGTGGCCCTCTCGAATCTGGCGACCGAGACCCACGGCTTCGTCGGTGCCGACATCGAGAGCCTGACCAAAGAGGCCGCGATGAAGGCGCTGCGTCGGTACCTCCCCGAGATCGACTTAGACGAGGAGGACATCCCGCCGAGCCTGATCGACCGCATGATCATCAAACGGGAGGACTTCCGCGGGGCCCTCAACGAGGTGAGTCCCAGCGCCATGCGGGAGGTGCTGGTCGAGCTCCCGAAGATCTCCTGGGACGACGTGGGCGGTCTCGACGACGCCAAAGAGCAGGTCCAGGAGTCCGTCGAGTGGCCGATGAACAGCCCGGAGAAGTTCGAGCGCATGGGCGTCTCACCGCCATCTGGCGTCCTGCTGTACGGGCCGCCGGGGACCGGAAAGACCCTGATGGCCAAAGCCGTCGCCAACGAGACTGACGCCAACTTCATCTCGGTGCGGGGACCACAGCTCCTCTCGAAGTGGGTCGGCGAGTCGGAGAAGGCGATCCGTCAGACCTTCCGGAAGGCCCGGCAGGTCGCACCGACGGTGATCTTCTTCGACGAACTCGACTCCCTCGCACCGGGACGTGGCGGCGAGACCGGGAGCAACGTTTCCGAACGCGTCGTCAACCAGCTGCTGACCGAACTCGACGGGCTCGAAGAGATGGAAGAGGTGATGGTGATCGGCGCGACCAACCGGCCGGACATGATCGATCCGGCACTGATCCGCTCGGGTCGGTTCGACCGGCTGGTGATGGTCGGCGAACCCGGTATCGAGGGCCGCGAGCAGATCCTCAAGATCCACACCGACGACACGCCGCTGTCGCCGGACGTGAGCCTGCGCGAACTCGCGGAGATGACCGACGGCTACGTCGGCTCCGACCTGGAGTCGATCGGCCGCGAGGCCGCCATCGAGGCGCTGCGCGAGGACGACGACGCCGAGATGGTCGAGATGAGGCACTTCCGGCAGGCCATGGAGAACGTGCGCCCGACGATCACCGACGACATCCGCGACTACTACGAGCAGATGCAAGACGAATTCAAGGGCGGCGGCGAACCCCAGCAGACCCGCGGTGGCGGCCGCATCGGCTTCCAGTAG
- a CDS encoding universal stress protein — protein MVFLVPYDGSSPARAALERAVEYGTPLDRDVVAVSYIPTGNSYAERRQWVDPDDEFPFETVTQDLERKIEEATDDTELRYTDVSAHSPAGGSSEEVRQTASDVDATVLFVGSDDEESVVVPVGDGTDEEYDVHVVRG, from the coding sequence ATGGTGTTTCTCGTCCCGTACGACGGATCGTCGCCGGCCCGTGCAGCACTCGAACGCGCAGTCGAGTACGGTACGCCACTGGATCGCGACGTCGTCGCCGTCAGCTACATCCCGACTGGTAACAGCTACGCCGAGCGTCGTCAGTGGGTCGACCCCGACGACGAGTTCCCCTTCGAGACGGTCACGCAGGACCTCGAACGCAAGATCGAGGAGGCGACCGACGACACGGAACTGCGCTACACCGACGTGAGCGCCCACTCTCCCGCGGGCGGCTCCTCCGAGGAAGTCCGCCAGACCGCCAGCGACGTGGACGCGACCGTCCTGTTCGTCGGGAGCGACGACGAGGAGTCGGTCGTCGTGCCGGTCGGTGATGGCACTGACGAGGAGTACGACGTACACGTCGTCCGCGGCTGA
- the larC gene encoding nickel pincer cofactor biosynthesis protein LarC has product MRTLAFDGRMGASGDMLLAALLAVGADRDALAPVEDALPIRYDVSETVERGIGATSVAVVLTDADETRTDGTDEDSQMPSKVPKHDHSHDHADDSHDHTHGGTAAEGHGPSRSLGEVREIVGEMTLPDGVERDALAIFEILGEAEAAVHDTTLDEMHFHEVGADDAIADVVGVCLLLDDLGVERVVTTPLSAGGGTVEMSHGTYPVPGPAVVEIAERADWSLAGGPVDAELLTPTGASILAHVADGVDALPELAVEASGYGAGGYDFENRPNVLRSIVGDGGGGLRRDEITVLETNLDDTTPEVLGSLQERLQDAGARDVSILPATMKKSRPGHLVKVVCKPADSERVARRLAEETGTLGVRAHGAGHRWIADREIVTATVEIDGDAYEIDVKVATDSEGTVFDVSGEYDDAAGVADETGLPVREVLRRAEDALR; this is encoded by the coding sequence ATGCGAACACTCGCTTTCGACGGCCGGATGGGTGCCAGCGGCGACATGCTGCTCGCTGCCCTCCTGGCCGTCGGTGCCGATCGAGACGCCCTCGCCCCCGTCGAGGACGCCCTCCCGATCCGGTACGACGTCTCCGAGACGGTCGAACGCGGGATCGGTGCGACGAGCGTCGCCGTCGTGTTGACCGACGCAGACGAGACTCGGACGGACGGGACCGACGAGGACTCCCAGATGCCCTCGAAGGTACCGAAACACGACCACAGCCACGACCACGCGGACGACAGTCACGATCACACTCACGGCGGTACTGCCGCCGAGGGACACGGTCCGTCTCGCTCGCTGGGCGAGGTCCGCGAGATCGTCGGGGAGATGACCCTCCCCGACGGCGTCGAGCGCGACGCGCTGGCGATCTTCGAGATTCTGGGCGAGGCCGAAGCCGCGGTCCACGACACGACCCTCGACGAGATGCACTTCCACGAGGTCGGGGCCGACGACGCCATCGCCGACGTGGTCGGCGTCTGTCTCCTGCTGGACGACCTCGGCGTCGAACGCGTCGTCACGACGCCGCTGTCCGCGGGCGGTGGCACCGTCGAGATGAGCCACGGGACCTACCCCGTTCCCGGCCCCGCCGTCGTCGAGATCGCCGAGCGGGCCGACTGGTCGCTCGCTGGCGGACCCGTCGACGCCGAGTTGCTGACGCCGACCGGTGCGAGCATCCTCGCACACGTCGCCGACGGCGTCGACGCGCTGCCGGAACTCGCCGTCGAGGCGTCTGGCTACGGCGCTGGGGGGTACGACTTCGAGAATCGACCGAACGTCCTGCGGTCGATCGTCGGCGACGGTGGCGGCGGGCTCCGGCGCGACGAGATCACCGTCCTGGAGACGAACCTCGACGATACGACGCCGGAGGTACTGGGTAGCTTGCAGGAACGACTACAGGACGCGGGGGCGCGAGACGTGTCGATCCTCCCGGCCACGATGAAGAAGTCACGACCGGGCCACCTCGTCAAGGTGGTCTGCAAGCCGGCAGACAGCGAGCGCGTCGCGCGCCGACTCGCCGAGGAGACGGGAACGCTGGGCGTTCGGGCCCACGGTGCCGGCCACCGCTGGATCGCCGACCGCGAGATCGTCACCGCCACCGTCGAGATCGACGGCGACGCCTACGAGATCGACGTGAAGGTCGCCACCGACAGCGAGGGCACCGTCTTCGACGTGAGCGGCGAGTACGACGACGCCGCGGGGGTCGCCGACGAGACCGGACTGCCCGTCCGCGAGGTGCTTCGGCGGGCCGAAGACGCCCTCCGGTAA
- the radB gene encoding DNA repair and recombination protein RadB, with amino-acid sequence MSEYVSTGCAEIDDLLGGGFERGAVTQIYGPPAAGKTNLALSGAVEVAAAGDSALYIDTEGLSADRMEQIAGARASETDETLAALAERIVVSEALDFEDQEVAVQDAAELASQVELIVLDSATGFYRLERDDGDGGEALRDVARQITHLLSLARKHDLAVAVTNQVFADPDSDGTRALGGHTLNHWSGAILRLDRFRGGNRRATLEKHRAKAAGDTAQFRITEAGLAGGQDRSLD; translated from the coding sequence GTGAGTGAGTACGTTTCGACCGGCTGCGCGGAGATCGACGACCTGCTCGGTGGCGGGTTCGAGCGCGGCGCGGTCACCCAGATCTACGGCCCACCAGCAGCGGGCAAGACGAACCTCGCGCTCAGTGGCGCGGTCGAGGTGGCGGCCGCCGGTGACTCGGCGCTGTACATCGACACGGAGGGGCTGTCGGCCGACCGGATGGAGCAGATCGCTGGCGCACGCGCCAGCGAGACCGACGAGACGCTCGCGGCCCTGGCCGAACGAATCGTCGTCTCCGAGGCGCTCGACTTCGAGGACCAGGAGGTCGCCGTCCAGGACGCCGCAGAGCTGGCCTCGCAGGTCGAGCTGATCGTCCTCGACAGCGCGACCGGCTTCTACCGGCTCGAACGGGACGACGGCGACGGCGGCGAGGCGCTGCGGGACGTGGCCCGCCAGATCACGCACCTGCTCTCGCTTGCCCGCAAGCACGATCTGGCCGTCGCCGTCACCAACCAGGTCTTCGCGGATCCGGACAGCGACGGCACCCGTGCCCTGGGCGGCCACACGCTGAACCACTGGTCCGGCGCGATCCTCCGACTCGATCGGTTCCGGGGCGGGAATCGGAGAGCGACACTGGAGAAACACCGCGCCAAGGCCGCGGGCGACACCGCCCAGTTCCGGATCACCGAGGCCGGTCTGGCCGGCGGACAGGACCGTTCGCTCGATTAG
- the phoU gene encoding phosphate signaling complex protein PhoU: MPRESYQERLEELREDVLYMSEVVLERFRVGLDALEQKDEELAWEVIEGDDEINQMYLELEQDCVDLLALQQPVAGDLRFIAASFKIITDLERVADLATNLGEYTLTADRDMFPEVDIQGIADHTLEMIEDAMAGYRDEDTDACYQIAERDDEIDERCEDASEAVVRDLIEREVGDGADETEIEQLMNDVSRLLLTIRDLERVGDHAVNIAARTLYMVENDDELIY; the protein is encoded by the coding sequence ATGCCACGCGAATCGTATCAAGAACGCCTCGAAGAGCTTCGGGAAGACGTACTCTACATGTCCGAAGTCGTCCTGGAGCGGTTCCGCGTCGGACTCGACGCGCTCGAACAGAAAGACGAGGAACTGGCCTGGGAAGTCATCGAGGGCGACGACGAGATCAACCAGATGTACCTCGAACTCGAACAGGACTGTGTCGACCTGCTGGCGCTCCAACAGCCCGTCGCCGGTGACCTGCGCTTTATCGCCGCCTCGTTCAAGATCATCACCGACCTCGAACGCGTCGCCGATCTGGCGACCAACCTCGGCGAGTACACGCTCACCGCCGACCGGGACATGTTCCCCGAGGTCGACATTCAGGGCATCGCCGACCACACCCTGGAGATGATCGAGGACGCGATGGCGGGGTACCGCGACGAGGACACCGACGCCTGCTACCAGATCGCCGAACGCGACGACGAGATCGACGAACGCTGTGAAGACGCCTCCGAGGCGGTCGTCCGCGACCTCATCGAGCGCGAGGTCGGCGACGGTGCCGACGAAACGGAGATCGAACAGCTGATGAACGACGTGTCGCGTCTCCTGTTGACGATTCGAGACCTCGAACGGGTCGGAGATCACGCCGTCAACATCGCCGCCCGGACGCTGTACATGGTCGAGAACGACGACGAACTGATCTACTAA
- the phoU gene encoding phosphate signaling complex protein PhoU, which produces MTRDRYETELETLKEGVTSMATLVVERLREAARAYEDGDEDGGREIAERDDEVNELYLELESECIDLLALQQPVAGDLRFVVATFKILTDLERIADLAANIGRYAGTPGRDRLTVVPIADIAEMASSQVADAIAAYVEEDPEQCRTVVADDTDLDQRCEAAADDLVRYLATYDAAGDEHEALLADTKQFLLTVRDLERVGDHAVNIAARTFYMIESDDELIY; this is translated from the coding sequence ATGACACGAGATCGCTACGAAACCGAGCTCGAAACGCTGAAAGAGGGCGTCACGTCGATGGCGACGCTGGTCGTCGAGCGCCTCCGCGAGGCGGCACGCGCCTACGAGGACGGCGACGAGGACGGCGGCCGGGAGATCGCCGAGCGCGACGACGAGGTCAACGAGCTGTATCTCGAACTCGAAAGCGAGTGTATCGATCTGCTGGCGCTCCAACAGCCCGTGGCCGGCGATCTCAGATTCGTCGTCGCGACGTTCAAGATTCTCACCGATCTGGAGCGAATCGCCGACCTCGCCGCCAACATCGGCCGGTACGCCGGGACGCCCGGACGCGACCGCCTCACCGTCGTCCCGATCGCCGACATCGCCGAGATGGCCAGCAGCCAGGTGGCCGACGCGATCGCGGCCTACGTCGAGGAGGACCCAGAGCAGTGTCGGACGGTCGTGGCCGACGATACGGACCTCGACCAGCGCTGTGAGGCCGCGGCCGACGACCTCGTGCGATACCTGGCGACGTACGACGCGGCCGGCGACGAGCACGAGGCGCTGCTGGCAGACACCAAGCAGTTTCTCCTGACCGTCCGCGACCTCGAACGGGTCGGCGACCACGCCGTCAACATCGCTGCCCGGACCTTCTACATGATCGAGAGCGACGACGAACTGATCTACTGA
- a CDS encoding HAD family hydrolase: MAPAYDAVVFDNDGVLIEPTDRGRLARAVSDTFAEFDVTVDEARAREMVAAGAVPDGDFEREYGIDPARFWERREAIASEYQRQAIRSGEKALYDDSDAVTALPHRTGLVSNNQHATIEFILDHHDLGRHFETAYGRVPTIEGARRRKPDPSYIEAALDDLGTRSALYVGDSEKDVVAAQRAGIDSAFLRRDHRADLDLSATPTYEVADLYELADRLGVRIE; the protein is encoded by the coding sequence ATGGCACCAGCGTACGACGCGGTCGTCTTCGACAACGACGGAGTTCTCATCGAACCGACCGACAGAGGACGGTTGGCCCGGGCAGTAAGCGACACCTTCGCCGAGTTCGACGTGACGGTCGACGAGGCGCGCGCCCGCGAGATGGTCGCCGCCGGTGCCGTACCCGACGGCGACTTCGAACGCGAGTACGGGATCGACCCCGCACGGTTCTGGGAGCGGCGCGAAGCCATCGCCAGCGAGTACCAGCGCCAGGCGATTCGAAGCGGTGAGAAAGCACTGTACGACGACAGCGACGCAGTGACAGCCCTGCCCCACAGGACCGGCCTCGTCAGCAACAACCAGCACGCGACGATCGAGTTCATCCTCGACCACCACGACCTCGGGAGACACTTCGAGACCGCGTACGGACGCGTCCCCACAATAGAAGGCGCGAGACGCAGGAAGCCGGACCCAAGCTACATCGAGGCGGCGCTCGACGACCTCGGCACGCGATCGGCGCTGTACGTCGGCGACAGCGAGAAAGACGTGGTCGCTGCCCAGCGGGCCGGGATCGACTCGGCGTTCCTCCGGCGTGACCACCGCGCCGACCTCGATCTCTCGGCGACGCCGACCTACGAGGTCGCAGACCTCTACGAACTGGCCGACCGACTGGGCGTCCGGATCGAGTGA
- the pstB gene encoding phosphate ABC transporter ATP-binding protein PstB — MTQNEMTSDDSTDPAAVGTTATPDPSGEPLVDQSIEVDGTDGGAQPGRDTVIEARDLNVFYGDVQALQGITMSIPENQVTAMIGPSGCGKSTFLRSINRMNDLIDAARVEGELYFEGKNIYDDDVDPVALRRRIGMVFQHPNPFPKSIYDNVAYGLRIQDETENLDQKVETALKRAALWDEVEDQLDKSALDLSGGQQQRLCIARAIAVDPDVILMDEPASALDPIATSKIEDLIEELAEEFTVVIVTHNMQQAARISDKTAVFLTGGELVEFGDTQSIFENPEHQRVEDYITGKFG; from the coding sequence ATGACACAGAACGAGATGACGAGCGACGACAGTACCGATCCCGCTGCCGTTGGGACCACTGCCACCCCGGATCCGTCGGGTGAGCCACTCGTCGACCAGTCGATCGAGGTCGACGGCACCGACGGCGGTGCCCAGCCCGGCCGAGACACCGTCATCGAGGCCCGAGACCTGAACGTCTTCTACGGCGACGTACAGGCCCTACAGGGCATCACGATGTCGATCCCCGAGAATCAGGTGACGGCGATGATCGGCCCCTCGGGCTGTGGGAAGTCCACGTTCCTGCGCTCGATCAACCGGATGAACGACCTCATCGACGCCGCCAGGGTCGAGGGCGAGCTCTACTTCGAGGGCAAGAACATCTACGACGACGACGTTGACCCGGTCGCACTGCGCCGCCGGATCGGGATGGTGTTCCAGCACCCCAACCCCTTCCCCAAGAGCATCTACGACAACGTCGCCTACGGCCTGCGGATCCAGGACGAGACCGAGAACTTAGACCAGAAGGTCGAGACGGCGCTCAAGCGAGCGGCGCTGTGGGACGAGGTCGAGGACCAACTCGACAAGTCAGCGCTCGACCTCTCGGGTGGGCAACAACAGCGCCTCTGTATCGCGCGGGCCATCGCGGTCGACCCCGACGTGATCCTCATGGACGAACCGGCGTCGGCGCTGGACCCGATCGCCACCTCGAAGATCGAAGATCTCATCGAGGAACTGGCAGAAGAGTTTACTGTCGTCATCGTCACGCACAACATGCAACAGGCCGCCCGGATCTCGGACAAGACCGCCGTCTTCCTCACCGGCGGCGAACTCGTCGAGTTCGGCGACACGCAGTCGATCTTCGAGAACCCGGAGCACCAGCGCGTCGAGGACTACATCACCGGCAAGTTCGGATAA
- the pstA gene encoding phosphate ABC transporter permease PstA encodes MATTEPDVDWHGGDSSVNHLRGRAFEAACLAATAFGLVSVLLLLLFVANDAFRPLSADSGWLLTYAATVLVPLAALAVYYYRLDEPAGEVAYVTSGLPVVGVLLTGGFAVMFIELLSILEWFALVTSLVAAGGLIVAHGRLRPDAALERLVVLFGAPIVTVLGTPPAQFNWLVTDLAAALGVDFGLYHRVISLREVLLRLPYVPTNWLLLLGTLVAPLAVAGGVFVARRRDSRRAGVAVVGATLVGALAGLVTGPALGIGYGGWMLLVAFVALPVGIYVEGVVGRREGVRGLAFPVTAVLGVAVGSVVVEAAGFAGPDSWIDWGFLTSATSRTAADAGIYPAMVGSVMMIIVIVLATFPVGVGAAIYLEEYAPSEGPMGKFVTLVEINIGNLAGVPSVVYGLLGLALFIRIVQWPQGSIVVAGLAVGLLILPIVIISSQEAIRSVPDSFRQASYGMGATRWQTIRQVVLPEALPGILTGTILALGRAIGETAPLLMIGAAASVRLAPNGFFDVAGMMPRQIYSWSSELEPAFRHGVLAAGVITLLAVLLVMNATAIVIRNRYQRE; translated from the coding sequence ATGGCGACGACGGAACCGGACGTCGACTGGCACGGCGGCGACAGCTCGGTCAACCACCTCCGCGGGCGAGCGTTCGAGGCCGCCTGCCTCGCGGCGACCGCGTTCGGGCTCGTCTCCGTGTTGCTCCTCTTGCTGTTCGTCGCCAACGACGCTTTCAGACCGCTCTCGGCCGACAGCGGGTGGCTCCTCACCTACGCCGCGACCGTGCTGGTCCCGCTGGCCGCGCTCGCGGTGTACTACTACCGGCTCGACGAACCGGCCGGCGAGGTCGCGTACGTGACCAGCGGCCTCCCCGTGGTCGGCGTCTTGCTCACGGGCGGGTTCGCGGTCATGTTCATCGAGTTGCTCTCGATCCTCGAGTGGTTCGCGCTGGTGACCTCGCTGGTCGCGGCCGGCGGCCTGATCGTCGCCCACGGACGCCTGCGACCCGACGCGGCCCTCGAACGCCTCGTCGTGCTGTTTGGCGCGCCGATCGTGACGGTCCTGGGGACTCCGCCGGCCCAGTTCAACTGGCTCGTCACCGACCTGGCGGCGGCGCTGGGCGTCGACTTCGGGCTGTACCACCGCGTGATCAGTCTGCGAGAAGTGCTGTTGCGCTTGCCGTACGTGCCCACCAACTGGCTGTTGCTCCTCGGGACGCTGGTCGCGCCACTCGCCGTGGCCGGCGGCGTGTTCGTCGCCCGGCGTCGCGACTCTCGCCGGGCCGGCGTCGCGGTCGTCGGGGCGACACTCGTCGGCGCGCTGGCGGGACTCGTCACCGGCCCGGCGCTCGGGATCGGCTACGGCGGCTGGATGCTGCTGGTCGCGTTCGTCGCGCTGCCGGTCGGCATCTACGTCGAAGGCGTCGTGGGCCGCCGTGAGGGCGTGCGCGGACTGGCCTTCCCGGTCACCGCCGTCCTCGGGGTGGCCGTCGGCAGCGTCGTCGTGGAGGCCGCCGGTTTCGCCGGTCCCGACTCCTGGATCGACTGGGGGTTCCTGACCAGCGCGACCTCGCGGACCGCCGCCGACGCCGGGATCTACCCCGCGATGGTCGGCTCGGTGATGATGATCATCGTGATCGTCCTGGCGACGTTCCCCGTCGGCGTCGGTGCGGCGATCTATCTGGAAGAGTACGCTCCCTCCGAGGGGCCGATGGGCAAGTTCGTCACGCTCGTCGAGATCAACATCGGGAACCTGGCCGGCGTCCCCTCGGTCGTCTACGGCCTGCTGGGACTGGCACTGTTCATCCGGATCGTCCAGTGGCCCCAGGGCTCGATCGTCGTCGCCGGCCTCGCAGTCGGTCTGTTGATCCTGCCGATCGTCATCATCTCCTCACAGGAGGCGATCCGCTCGGTGCCCGACTCGTTCCGACAGGCCTCCTACGGGATGGGTGCGACCCGCTGGCAGACGATCCGTCAGGTCGTCCTGCCCGAAGCTCTGCCGGGAATTCTCACCGGGACGATCCTGGCGCTCGGGCGCGCGATCGGCGAGACGGCACCGCTGCTGATGATCGGGGCGGCGGCGTCGGTGCGACTCGCCCCGAACGGCTTCTTCGACGTGGCGGGTATGATGCCCCGACAGATCTACAGCTGGTCGAGCGAACTGGAGCCGGCGTTTCGCCACGGCGTCCTCGCCGCTGGCGTGATCACGCTACTCGCGGTGTTGCTGGTGATGAACGCGACTGCGATCGTCATCCGCAACCGGTATCAACGAGAGTGA